The following coding sequences lie in one Miscanthus floridulus cultivar M001 chromosome 9, ASM1932011v1, whole genome shotgun sequence genomic window:
- the LOC136483294 gene encoding DNA-directed RNA polymerase V subunit 5A-like, translating to MDPNQFAPSQQSALTMDSAESTAAAAARAPNGAARAVDGHDVDDVDDAVPEVAACISTMLDRGGSVESHRLFLARRTALEMLRDRGYAVPEDELARTLPEFRAWWEDKPELERLAFSTTLASDPSSKVKIVFCPPEPVKLVAIRVVYTGVKDENLSRLILILQGRIMSKAREAIKEIFPFKVDTFQITELLVNITKHVLKPKHQVLTAEEKAKLLKEYNVLDAQLPRMLENDAVARYYGLGKGTVVKVIYDSELTGNHVTYRCIF from the exons ATGGACCCGAACCAGTTCGCCCCCTCCCAGCAATCGGCGCTGACCATGGACTCGGCGGAGAGCACTGCCGCCGCAGCCGCGCGCGCGCCCAACGGCGCCGCCCGGGCCGTCGATGGCCACGACGTCGACGACGTCGACGACGCCGTCCCCGAGGTGGCCGCCTGCATATCGACGATGCTCGACCGCGGGGGCAGCGTGGAGAGCCACCGCCTCTTCCTGGCGCGCCGCACCGCGCTGGAGATGCTCCGCGACCGCGGGTACGCCGTCCCGGAGGACGAGCTCGCCCGCACCCTCCCGGAGTTCCGCGCCTGGTGGGAAGACAAGCCGGAGCTCGAACGCCTCGCCTTCTCCACTACCCTCGCCTCCGACCCATCCAGCAAG GTGAAAATTGTGTTCTGTCCACCCGAACCTGTCAAACTCGTGGCTATCCGGGTGGTATATACCGGAGTTAAAGACGAGAACTTGTCCAGACTGATTCTGATCCTGCAGGGCAGAATAATGTCTAAAGCCAGAGAAGCTATCAAGGAGATCTTTCCATTTAAAGTTGACACGTTCCAG ATCACGGAATTACTGGTGAACATCACTAAGCATGTCCTCAAGCCCAAGCATCAAGTGTTGACTGCAGAGGAGAAAGCCAAGCTCCTGAAGGAGTACAATGTGCTGGATGCACAG CTGCCTCGCATGCTGGAGAATGATGCTGTTGCTCGCTATTACGGACTAGGCAAGGGAACTGTTGTTAAAGTTATATATGACAGCGAGCTTACCGGGAACCATGTGACATACCGTTGCATTTTCTGA
- the LOC136483295 gene encoding two-component response regulator ORR9-like isoform X1 gives MAAVASETPFHVLAVDDSLPDRKLIERLLKTSSFQVTTVDSGSKALQFLGIHDDDASTVSVHAHQLQDVAVNLIITDYCMPGMTGYDLLKKIKESSSLRDIPVVIMSSENIPSRINRCLEEGADEFFLKPVRLSDMSKLKPHILKSRCREHYEQEQQHQQSDSNSNDCSSPTNKSSSSDSSRKRKAEDNEEILPQKNRPRHS, from the exons atggcggcggtggcctCGGAGACGCCGTTCCATGTCCTGGCTGTGGACGACAGCCTCCCGGACAGGAAGCTCATCGAGAGGCTCCTCAAGACCTCTTCCTTCCAAG TAACCACTGTCGACTCCGGCAGCAAAGCCCTGCAGTTCTTGGGGATCCATGACGACGACGCCAGCACGGTCTCTGTCCACGCGCACCAGCTG CAGGATGTCGCGGTGAACCTGATCATCACGGACTACTGCATGCCCGGCATGACAGGGTATGATCTGCTCAAGAAGATCAAG GAATCGTCGTCTCTTAGAGATATCCCGGTTGTGATCATGTCGTCGGAGAACATCCCTTCAAGGATCAATAG ATGCCTGGAGGAAGGAGCGGATGAGTTTTTCCTAAAACCAGTGCGGCTATCAGACATGAGCAAGCTCAAGCCCCACATACTGAAAAGCAGATGCAGGGAACACTACGAGCAGGAACAACAGCACCAGCAGAGTGACAGCAACAGCAACGATTGCAGTAGCCCCACGAACAAGAGCAGCAGCAGCGATAGCAGCCGAAAGCGAAAGGCAGAGGACAACGAGGAAATTTTGCCCCAGAAAAACAGACCAAGACACAGTTAG
- the LOC136483295 gene encoding two-component response regulator ORR10-like isoform X2, whose product MAAVASETPFHVLAVDDSLPDRKLIERLLKTSSFQVTTVDSGSKALQFLGIHDDDASTVSVHAHQLDVAVNLIITDYCMPGMTGYDLLKKIKESSSLRDIPVVIMSSENIPSRINRCLEEGADEFFLKPVRLSDMSKLKPHILKSRCREHYEQEQQHQQSDSNSNDCSSPTNKSSSSDSSRKRKAEDNEEILPQKNRPRHS is encoded by the exons atggcggcggtggcctCGGAGACGCCGTTCCATGTCCTGGCTGTGGACGACAGCCTCCCGGACAGGAAGCTCATCGAGAGGCTCCTCAAGACCTCTTCCTTCCAAG TAACCACTGTCGACTCCGGCAGCAAAGCCCTGCAGTTCTTGGGGATCCATGACGACGACGCCAGCACGGTCTCTGTCCACGCGCACCAGCTG GATGTCGCGGTGAACCTGATCATCACGGACTACTGCATGCCCGGCATGACAGGGTATGATCTGCTCAAGAAGATCAAG GAATCGTCGTCTCTTAGAGATATCCCGGTTGTGATCATGTCGTCGGAGAACATCCCTTCAAGGATCAATAG ATGCCTGGAGGAAGGAGCGGATGAGTTTTTCCTAAAACCAGTGCGGCTATCAGACATGAGCAAGCTCAAGCCCCACATACTGAAAAGCAGATGCAGGGAACACTACGAGCAGGAACAACAGCACCAGCAGAGTGACAGCAACAGCAACGATTGCAGTAGCCCCACGAACAAGAGCAGCAGCAGCGATAGCAGCCGAAAGCGAAAGGCAGAGGACAACGAGGAAATTTTGCCCCAGAAAAACAGACCAAGACACAGTTAG